Within Methanofollis sp., the genomic segment ACCAGCTCATCGAGGCCGGCGACGCCTACAAGGCGGCGTTTCTGGCGGCAGAGGCCCTCGCAGAGGACCACCTCGTCACCTTCGGTATCGCCCCCACCTCCCCGCACACCGGCTTTGGTTATATCCATCCGGGCGAGCCGCTGCCGGGCGGCTACGCTGTCGAGGCCTTTGTCGAGAAGCCTGACCTGGAGACGGCTGAGCGCTACGTGAAAGAGGGCTATCTCTGGAACTCGGGGATGTTTCTCTTCCGCGCCGCCCTCTTCATGGAGGAGTGCCGGCGCCTGGCGCCCGAGGTCGCCGACGCCTTCGCCCTGCCGGCCGAGGAGGCGTACGCGAAGACCCCGAAGATCTCGGTCGACTACGGGATCATGGAGAGGACCGACCGGGCAGCCGTCGTGCCGCTCGCCTGTTCGTGGAGCGATGTCGGGAGTTTCGACGCCCTGTACTGTCTGAGCGAGAAGGACGACGCGGGCAATGCCATCAGGGGGGAGTACATCGGCATCGAGGGCCGGGACAACCTGATCATCTCTGACCGGCTGGTGGCGACGATCGGCCTCTCCGATCTCGCCGTCGTCGACACGCCGGATGCGCTCCTCATCTGCCCGAAGGGGGAGGCCCAGCGCGTCGGCGAGGTCACGGCCCTCCTGAAGGAGAGGGGAGACGAGCGCTGCGACCTCCACACCACCGTCCACCGCCCCTGGGGCTCGTACACCGTCCTCCTCAAGGGCGACTCCTTCCAGATCAAGCGCCTCACCGTCCTGCCCGGCCGCCGCATCTCCGCCCAGCTCCACCACCACAGGAGCGAGCACTGGGTGGTCGTGCGCGGCATGGCGCGGGTCTC encodes:
- a CDS encoding mannose-1-phosphate guanylyltransferase/mannose-6-phosphate isomerase, translated to MKTIILAGGSGTRLFPLSRTCYPKQFIPLLGKESLFQRTVRRALLFSRPEEIYVITSSAHRFLVADQLTEIGAPCRVLTEPEGKNTLPAIACGMTAILGECGDDTVAVLSSDQLIEAGDAYKAAFLAAEALAEDHLVTFGIAPTSPHTGFGYIHPGEPLPGGYAVEAFVEKPDLETAERYVKEGYLWNSGMFLFRAALFMEECRRLAPEVADAFALPAEEAYAKTPKISVDYGIMERTDRAAVVPLACSWSDVGSFDALYCLSEKDDAGNAIRGEYIGIEGRDNLIISDRLVATIGLSDLAVVDTPDALLICPKGEAQRVGEVTALLKERGDERCDLHTTVHRPWGSYTVLLKGDSFQIKRLTVLPGRRISAQLHHHRSEHWVVVRGMARVSNNGDSFFVRPGESTFVPAGTKHRLENPGLIPLEVIEVQNGEYITEEDIVRFDDDFRRE